Proteins found in one Gopherus flavomarginatus isolate rGopFla2 chromosome 18, rGopFla2.mat.asm, whole genome shotgun sequence genomic segment:
- the LOC127036438 gene encoding olfactory receptor 1361-like, with protein sequence MDDTNWTSISEFVLLGLSERQDLQPLIFAGLLTTYLVNLAGNSLLLGAVWADPRLRSPMYFLLSQLAVVDVSFASITLPQALVHVLTQHRAVPFASCMAQLFIFMAVGNMEGYLLAAMAYDRYVAICNPLHYATMVTRPLCLKIAAVSWAVVIPHSLLHTVMAARLRYCSRRLQHFFCDLPPLLHLSCTRPFYNELAAFTEGVLVVLAPFVFILASYACIGVTVGRLRSAHGLRKALSTCGSHLTVVILFYGTVAWLYFRPASSYSQERDRQVAIFYTAVAPALNPLIYSLRNKDVAVALRRARRKVLAQGA encoded by the coding sequence ATGGACGACACCAACTGGACGTCCATCTCTGAGTTCGTGCTTCTGGGTCTGTCCGAACGTCAGGACCTGCAGCCACTGATCTTCGCAGGGCTCTTGACCACATATCTGGTGAACCTAGCGGGCAACTCtctgctgcttggggcagtgtGGGCTGACCCCCGGCTCCGCAGCCCCATGTACTTCCTCCTCAGCCAGCTGGCTGTGGTGGATGTGAGCTTCGCCTCCATCACActgccccaagccctggtgcACGTCCTGACCCAGCACCGGGCTGTCCCCTTTGCCAGCTGCATGGCCCAGCTCTTCATCTTCATGGCTGTGGGCAACATGGAAGGCTACCTGCTGGCCGCCATGGCCTATGACCGTTATGTGGCCATCTGCAACCCGCTGCACTATGCCACCATGGTGACACGGCCCCTGTGCCTCAAGATAGCCGCCGTCTCCTGGGCCGTAGTgatcccccactccctgctgcacACAGTCATGGCCGCTCGCCTGCGCTACTGCAGCCGCCGCTTGCAGCACTTCTTCTGCGATCTGCCGCCCCTGCTGCACCTTTCCTGCACCCGGCCCTTCTACAACGAGTTGGCCGCCTTCACCGAAGGTGTCCTGGTGGTGCTGGCCCCTTTTGTCTTCATCCTGGCCTCCTATGCCTGCATCGGGGTCACTGTGGGCCGCCTGCGCTCCGCCCACGGCCTGCGCAAGGCCCTCTCCACCTGCGGCTCCCACCTGACAGTGGTGATTCTCTTTTATGGCACTGTGGCCTGGCTGTATTTCCGCCCAGCCTCCAGCTATTCCCAGGAGCGTGACCGGCAGGTGGCCATCTTCTACACAGCGGTGGCGCCCgccctgaaccccctcatctacagcctgaggaacaaggatgTGGCTGTGGCCCTGAGGAGGGCAAGGAGGAAGGTCCTGGCTCAGGGTGCGTGA
- the LOC127036878 gene encoding olfactory receptor 5C1-like: MARPNWTAVTDFLLVGFPSHRDLSLLLFSLALPVFLLGLVGNLGLAVLIWAERSLHTPMYYFLSHLALLDLCSCCAVGPVMLWGLLAGQAALPGPACALQMFLFATAGDAECCLLAVMAYDRYAAICHPLHYQAAVPPRLCRGLVLGSYAAGAASAAVHSSLAFRLPFCRGHTLDHFFCIIPSVLELACADTSLNQALLLAICGAIQSVTLLAILASYGFILRAVGRAGLRRAASTCGSHLAAVAVLYGTIIFMYLRPEGSYAAQADKMAAAFYTVVIPTLNPAIYSLRNADVKGALARRLLGGRRIRGS; encoded by the coding sequence ATGGCCAGGCCAAACTGGACAGCAGTGACTGACTTCCTCCTTGTGGGCTTCCCCTCCCATCGAGACCTAAGTCTGCTCCTCTTCTCACTCGCGCTGCCTGTCTTCCTGCTGGGCCTggtggggaacctgggcctggcGGTTCTGATCTGGGCCGAGcgctccctccacacccccatgtactacTTCCTCAGCCACTTGGCGCTGCTGGACCTCTGCTCCTGCTGTGCCGTGGGCCCCGTCATGCTGTGGGGcctgctggcaggccaggctgccctCCCCGGCCCAGCCTGCGCCCTCCAGATGTTCCTCTTCGCCACCGCGGGGGACGCCGAGTGTTGCCTGCTGGCTGTCATGGCCTACGACCGCTACGCCGCCATCTGCCACCCACTGCACTACCAGGCTGCTGTGCCACCCCGCCTCTGCCGCGGGCTGGTGTTGGGCTCCTACGCAGCCGGGGCAGCCAGTGCAGCCGTGCACTCCAGCCTGGCCTTCCGCCTCCCCTTCTGCCGCGGCCACACCCTTGACCACTTCTTCTGCATCATCCCGTCCGTGCTGGAGCTGGCCTGTGCCGACACCAGTCTCAACCAGGCCCTGCTGCTCGCCATCTGTGGAGCCATCCAGAGCGTTaccctgctggccatcctggccTCATATGGGTTCATCCTCAGGGCCGTGGGGCGGGCGGGCTTGCGCCGGGCTGCCTCCACCTGCGGCTCCCACCTGGCAGCTGTAGCTGTGCTCTACGGGACCATCATCTTCATGTACCTGCGGCCCGAAGGCAGCTACGCCGCACAGGCCGACAAGATGGCCGCTGCCTTCTACACCGTGGTCATCCCCACCCTCAACCCTGCCATCTACAGCCTGCGCAATGCCGACGTCAAGGGGGCCCTGGCCAGGCGGCTCCTGGGTGGGCGCCGCATCAGGGGGAGctga